In the genome of Pseudomonas protegens, one region contains:
- a CDS encoding phage protein Gp27 family protein → MAGKSSINRLPPIVKAYIQKLLREDRMTLDDMLADIQSRFPNEKAPSRSALGRFKQGFDLLTEKARQHREQAEAFVGAFGEDASDKTGALLVEAISTLAYQAAMGAHEKDDVTTKEVAELARAAKNTMQARTLSIKERQAIEKAARDRLLQEQDAELAKTVQTGGISEEQALFWRQKFLGVK, encoded by the coding sequence ATGGCGGGCAAGTCGTCTATCAATCGTCTGCCGCCAATAGTCAAGGCGTACATCCAGAAGCTGCTGCGTGAAGACCGCATGACGCTGGATGACATGCTGGCCGATATCCAGTCGCGCTTTCCCAACGAAAAAGCCCCCAGCCGCAGCGCGCTGGGGCGCTTCAAGCAAGGCTTTGATCTGCTGACCGAAAAAGCCCGCCAGCACCGAGAGCAGGCGGAAGCTTTTGTGGGTGCGTTCGGTGAAGACGCATCTGACAAGACCGGCGCCTTGCTGGTCGAGGCCATATCGACGTTGGCTTACCAGGCCGCCATGGGCGCTCATGAGAAGGATGATGTCACCACCAAGGAAGTGGCCGAGTTGGCGCGGGCAGCCAAGAACACCATGCAGGCCCGGACCTTGAGCATCAAGGAACGCCAAGCAATCGAGAAAGCTGCGCGTGATCGGCTGCTCCAGGAGCAGGACGCCGAGCTGGCCAAGACCGTGCAGACCGGGGGGATCAGCGAAGAGCAGGCCCTGTTCTGGCGTCAGAAATTCCTGGGTGTCAAATGA
- a CDS encoding DUF935 family protein produces MNKKGVWVTPTEFVNFAEPKHKGLTEHIASRARSFDAQALGMYLPNPDPILKAQGKDITVYRDLRSSALVGGNIRRRKSSVLALERDLKRGNAPVRVERFVRDWLADLDLDRIIREMLDAPLFGFQPIEVMWRPLGLSVVPEDLLGKPAEWFLYDQENNLRFRARDAGLTGELCDPQRFVVARQDATYNNPYGFADLSMCFWPVIFMKGGLKFWVQFTEKYGSPWVIGKHPRGASTGETDLLLDSLEAMVQDAVAAIPNDSSVDIIEAAGKAGSAEVYRELLIYCRSEINIGLLGQNQTTEANSNRASATAGLEVLKDIRDGDKGIVATTMNAVIRRVVDLNFGENVAAPVYELWEQEEIDKTQADRDKSLTEAGVKFTPQYWKRTYNLQDGDLDETLAPAESPEFAEASLKPILDQVALDQAINSLPAELLQEQSEKAVASVIDALLRARTDTEALGLLAEAYPTMDDQALQENLTRLLFMADIWGRLSASADRED; encoded by the coding sequence ATGAACAAGAAAGGTGTGTGGGTGACCCCCACAGAATTCGTCAACTTCGCCGAACCGAAGCACAAAGGCCTGACCGAGCATATTGCCAGTCGGGCGCGCAGCTTCGATGCCCAGGCGCTGGGCATGTACCTGCCCAATCCCGACCCGATCCTCAAGGCTCAGGGTAAGGACATCACGGTCTATCGGGATCTGCGCAGCTCGGCCCTGGTTGGCGGTAACATCCGCCGCCGAAAGTCGTCGGTGCTTGCCCTGGAACGCGACCTGAAACGCGGCAATGCCCCAGTACGGGTTGAGCGCTTTGTACGTGATTGGCTGGCTGACCTCGATCTCGACCGGATTATTCGCGAGATGCTGGACGCGCCGCTGTTCGGGTTTCAGCCTATCGAAGTGATGTGGCGTCCACTCGGGTTGAGCGTTGTCCCCGAGGATCTGCTGGGCAAGCCAGCCGAGTGGTTCCTCTACGACCAGGAAAACAATCTGCGTTTCCGGGCTCGCGATGCTGGGCTGACCGGCGAGCTATGCGATCCGCAACGCTTTGTTGTTGCCCGCCAGGACGCGACCTACAACAACCCGTATGGCTTCGCTGACCTGTCCATGTGCTTCTGGCCGGTGATCTTCATGAAGGGCGGTCTGAAGTTCTGGGTCCAGTTCACAGAGAAGTACGGCTCGCCCTGGGTCATTGGCAAACACCCGCGAGGAGCAAGTACTGGCGAGACCGATCTGCTGCTCGACAGCCTGGAGGCGATGGTTCAGGACGCCGTTGCTGCCATCCCGAATGACTCAAGCGTCGACATCATTGAGGCCGCTGGTAAAGCTGGTAGCGCCGAGGTTTACCGCGAGCTACTGATCTACTGCCGTAGTGAGATCAACATCGGGCTGTTGGGGCAGAACCAAACTACCGAGGCAAACAGCAACCGGGCTAGCGCGACAGCAGGCCTTGAGGTGCTCAAAGACATCCGCGACGGAGACAAAGGCATTGTCGCGACGACCATGAACGCGGTCATTCGTCGAGTCGTCGATCTGAACTTCGGTGAGAACGTGGCCGCCCCGGTGTACGAGTTATGGGAACAGGAGGAGATCGACAAGACCCAGGCCGACCGCGACAAGTCGTTGACTGAAGCGGGTGTGAAATTCACACCGCAGTACTGGAAGCGCACCTACAACCTGCAGGATGGCGATCTGGACGAGACCCTGGCCCCAGCCGAGTCGCCAGAGTTTGCCGAGGCCTCCCTCAAGCCCATTCTCGACCAAGTAGCACTTGATCAAGCCATCAATAGCCTTCCCGCTGAGTTGCTCCAGGAGCAGAGCGAAAAGGCCGTTGCCTCTGTGATCGATGCGCTGTTACGCGCTCGCACTGATACCGAGGCGCTCGGCCTGCTCGCGGAAGCGTATCCGACGATGGATGACCAGGCGCTGCAAGAGAACCTCACACGACTGCTGTTCATGGCTGACATTTGGGGCCGCTTGAGTGCAAGTGCGGATCGGGAAGACTGA
- a CDS encoding phage minor head protein gives MATTTKSPTPADLKAIFGLEPSNAIAYLKSKGYAVTWDWRDMLDQAHEQAFTVAKAMRLDLLSDIRGALETALQDGQTLKQFIAALQPTLEAQGWWGKQVIVDSDGVGELVQLGSPRRLKTIYQTNLQSAYMAGRKAEMEQTTETHPYWMYVAILDGKTRPSHRALQGQVFRHDDPIWSAIYPPNGFNCRCRVTALSEAAAKRRGLKVESSEGRLFTETVETGIDKRTGEVRTAAVTGIRTTDAAGRPITFRTDPGFNHAPGTGLADVLKQKQAAAARET, from the coding sequence ATGGCAACCACAACGAAGAGTCCAACCCCGGCCGACCTGAAGGCCATCTTCGGCCTTGAACCAAGCAACGCTATTGCGTACTTGAAGAGTAAGGGCTACGCGGTCACCTGGGACTGGCGGGACATGCTCGACCAGGCACATGAGCAAGCCTTCACCGTCGCTAAGGCGATGCGCCTCGATCTGTTGTCGGACATTCGCGGTGCGTTGGAGACTGCGCTCCAGGACGGCCAAACCCTCAAGCAATTTATCGCCGCTTTGCAACCAACGCTCGAAGCCCAGGGCTGGTGGGGCAAACAGGTGATTGTCGACAGCGACGGCGTCGGCGAGTTGGTGCAGTTGGGCAGCCCGCGCCGTCTCAAGACCATCTATCAAACCAACCTGCAGAGCGCCTATATGGCTGGTCGCAAGGCCGAGATGGAGCAAACCACCGAGACCCATCCGTACTGGATGTACGTGGCCATCCTGGACGGCAAGACCCGGCCCAGTCACCGTGCGTTGCAAGGCCAGGTGTTCCGCCACGATGACCCGATCTGGTCCGCGATCTACCCGCCCAACGGCTTCAACTGCCGTTGCCGCGTGACGGCGTTGAGCGAGGCAGCGGCCAAGCGCCGGGGCCTGAAGGTCGAGTCGAGCGAGGGGCGTCTATTCACCGAGACTGTCGAAACAGGCATCGACAAGCGTACCGGCGAAGTCCGCACGGCGGCCGTGACCGGCATCCGTACCACCGATGCAGCGGGTAGGCCCATCACCTTCCGTACTGATCCGGGATTCAATCACGCACCAGGTACTGGCTTGGCGGATGTTCTAAAACAGAAACAAGCAGCTGCTGCTCGGGAGACTTGA
- a CDS encoding phage virion morphogenesis protein: MFTVELDHQRLQTALRRVEWAVGDLAPLMRGIAAELASQTEENFREEGRPDWEDLSDVTTERRAKHGNWPGQMLQVSAAGLAASVTTRATDSSALVGSNKPYAAMMQFGGDQSDFPHLWGDIPGRPFLPMDAEGELQPETEEAILELALSHLEKAARL, translated from the coding sequence ATGTTCACTGTTGAGCTGGATCACCAACGTCTGCAGACGGCCTTGCGTCGCGTTGAGTGGGCCGTAGGGGATCTGGCGCCACTGATGCGCGGCATTGCCGCCGAGCTGGCCAGCCAGACTGAGGAAAACTTCAGAGAAGAAGGTCGCCCCGACTGGGAAGACCTGTCAGACGTAACCACCGAACGCCGAGCCAAGCACGGCAACTGGCCTGGTCAGATGCTGCAGGTCAGCGCTGCAGGTTTGGCTGCGTCGGTCACTACTCGGGCGACCGATAGCTCTGCCCTGGTCGGCAGCAACAAACCCTATGCCGCCATGATGCAGTTCGGTGGGGACCAATCAGACTTCCCGCATCTCTGGGGTGACATTCCAGGCCGTCCTTTCCTGCCGATGGACGCTGAGGGCGAACTACAGCCCGAAACAGAGGAGGCAATCCTGGAACTCGCACTGAGTCACCTGGAAAAAGCCGCTCGCCTGTAA
- a CDS encoding peptidase: MKPLHIFKPGNHITMSGACISFGESDLAATVLAYDPALHEAPLVIGHPKHDAPAAGWVKSLSTAADGLIAVPHEVDVAFADLVAQKKFKKISASFYHPDAANNPVPGVYYLRHVGFLGAQPPSVKGLRPIELAEDEEGVVEFGDFGDSVSAGVFRRLREWLIDKFSQEDADRVVPGWDVDNLLAESRREVDSPAFTEPTPPNKPTTEEHPVNPAEKAALEAENTRLKTQLAAHQEREQKEQAAQRHTKNLAFAEGLVGAGKLLPKHTAALIAALDFAEAGDAPLEFGEGDQRKPVIEGLKAIFDDLPQQIDFAEQASKDRQGDLHVPTDLEFAEKNTDPDRLSLHNRATALAADKNIPYESAVRQLIK, translated from the coding sequence ATGAAGCCACTCCACATTTTCAAGCCGGGCAACCACATCACCATGAGTGGCGCCTGCATCTCCTTTGGCGAGTCCGATCTGGCCGCCACGGTACTCGCCTACGATCCAGCGTTGCACGAGGCCCCGCTGGTCATTGGCCATCCCAAGCACGATGCACCTGCAGCCGGTTGGGTCAAATCGCTGTCGACTGCCGCTGACGGCCTGATCGCAGTTCCACACGAGGTTGATGTGGCTTTCGCGGATCTGGTGGCGCAAAAGAAATTCAAGAAGATCTCTGCCTCCTTCTATCACCCCGACGCCGCCAACAACCCGGTTCCAGGCGTGTACTACCTGCGCCATGTCGGCTTTCTCGGCGCTCAACCGCCGTCAGTCAAAGGGCTTCGCCCCATCGAGCTGGCAGAGGACGAAGAAGGCGTCGTCGAGTTCGGCGACTTCGGCGATAGCGTTTCGGCCGGCGTCTTCCGCCGCCTGCGCGAGTGGCTCATCGACAAGTTCAGTCAGGAAGACGCTGACCGCGTTGTTCCTGGTTGGGACGTGGACAACTTGCTGGCGGAATCTCGCCGCGAAGTCGACAGCCCCGCGTTCACCGAACCCACTCCACCCAACAAACCCACCACCGAGGAACACCCCGTGAACCCAGCGGAAAAAGCCGCCCTGGAGGCGGAAAACACTCGCCTCAAAACTCAGTTGGCCGCACACCAGGAACGGGAGCAGAAGGAGCAGGCTGCCCAACGTCATACCAAGAATCTGGCTTTCGCTGAAGGCCTGGTCGGTGCAGGCAAGCTGCTGCCCAAACACACCGCCGCACTGATCGCCGCCCTGGACTTCGCCGAAGCAGGTGATGCACCGCTGGAGTTCGGTGAAGGTGATCAACGCAAGCCGGTTATCGAAGGCCTCAAGGCAATCTTCGACGACCTGCCGCAACAGATCGACTTCGCCGAACAGGCGAGCAAGGACCGCCAGGGCGATCTGCATGTACCTACCGATCTGGAGTTCGCCGAGAAGAACACCGACCCCGATCGCCTCAGCTTGCACAACCGTGCAACTGCCCTGGCGGCTGACAAGAACATTCCCTACGAGTCGGCAGTTCGCCAGCTCATCAAGTAA
- a CDS encoding capsid cement protein: MKTQQPILITSVVALVDLPRNRFANFAGGLCAAGAKALGTVQADTEADNVAPISALGICLVVAGAAVAAGAEVESDASGRAVTLATGKSNGFAMDAATAAGDVIRIVRGI, translated from the coding sequence ATGAAGACTCAACAACCTATTCTCATCACCTCGGTGGTCGCCCTGGTCGATCTTCCGCGCAACCGCTTTGCCAACTTCGCGGGTGGTTTGTGCGCGGCCGGTGCCAAGGCCCTGGGCACGGTTCAAGCCGATACCGAAGCCGATAACGTGGCCCCCATCAGTGCCCTGGGTATCTGCCTGGTCGTGGCCGGTGCTGCAGTGGCGGCCGGTGCCGAGGTTGAGTCGGACGCCTCTGGGCGTGCGGTGACTCTCGCTACCGGTAAGTCCAACGGCTTCGCCATGGATGCCGCGACTGCTGCAGGCGATGTCATCCGTATCGTCCGGGGAATCTGA
- a CDS encoding gp436 family protein, which translates to MRYCTRDDIGRAIPELTLIQLSNDDPAAEQPNENVIEDAVRQAEELVDGYLRGRYDLPLNPVPTVLRDAVVYLARHWLYQRRPEGALPDAVKDSRKDTIKLLESIRDGVVTLGMPSGQATPEPGEIHVRARRQQFGGDLWGRYE; encoded by the coding sequence ATGCGCTACTGCACCCGTGATGACATCGGGCGGGCCATTCCTGAGCTGACCCTGATTCAGCTCTCAAACGATGACCCCGCAGCCGAGCAGCCCAACGAGAACGTGATCGAGGATGCCGTCCGCCAGGCAGAAGAGCTGGTCGATGGCTATCTACGAGGCCGCTACGACTTGCCGCTCAATCCGGTGCCCACCGTGTTGCGGGATGCAGTGGTGTACCTGGCTCGGCACTGGTTGTATCAGCGCCGTCCTGAAGGTGCTTTGCCTGATGCGGTGAAAGACAGCCGCAAGGACACCATCAAGCTCCTGGAGAGCATCCGTGACGGTGTGGTCACCCTGGGCATGCCCAGCGGGCAAGCCACGCCAGAGCCTGGTGAGATCCATGTTCGCGCACGTCGCCAGCAGTTTGGTGGAGATCTCTGGGGGCGATACGAATGA
- a CDS encoding Gp37 family protein, whose product MNQLKTQTEQMLDAMRIRLQEAFGKVLMVELFPENPASYRLNHPRGAILLAYGKSTFGGSEAGDSMFQARNIVIRLTLVFRQLNGKDGVVSYLDQIRACLTGWFAPHCDQACRPVAEQFIGQVSGLWQYGQDFAMRATQLQAFAPSDPPPSVNLQFEENP is encoded by the coding sequence ATGAACCAGCTCAAAACCCAAACCGAGCAGATGCTGGACGCCATGCGTATCCGCCTGCAGGAGGCCTTCGGCAAGGTACTGATGGTCGAGCTGTTTCCTGAAAACCCAGCGAGTTACCGCCTGAATCACCCTCGCGGCGCGATCTTGCTGGCCTACGGCAAGTCGACCTTTGGTGGTTCCGAGGCCGGTGACTCCATGTTCCAGGCTCGCAACATCGTCATCAGGCTGACCCTGGTGTTTCGCCAACTCAATGGCAAGGACGGAGTGGTCAGCTACCTGGACCAGATCCGCGCTTGCCTGACTGGCTGGTTCGCTCCGCACTGCGACCAGGCGTGTCGCCCGGTGGCCGAACAGTTTATCGGCCAGGTCAGCGGCCTCTGGCAATACGGACAGGACTTTGCAATGCGCGCCACTCAACTGCAGGCATTCGCCCCAAGCGATCCGCCTCCGTCGGTCAACCTCCAATTTGAGGAGAACCCATGA
- a CDS encoding phage tail sheath subtilisin-like domain-containing protein: protein MPANYLHGIETTEIERGPRAIKVVKSAVIALVGTAPIGPVNALTLCLNEGDAAQFGTHLAGFSIPEALDGIYDFGAGTVLVVNVLDPAIHRANVAGQVKQFGDNDLLQLGHGALQLLTLKPAEGDSAYVLGTDYTVDMLIGRVKRVATGSIPANAQVKADYTHADPSKVTPAEIIGAVTVAGRRTGLKAFQDSYNTLGFFSKIFIAPGFSTLNSVGVELASEAIKVGGVTYIDAPIGTTVQQVIAGRGPAGAINFNTSSDRVRLCYPHVKVYDAATNGERLQPLSIRAAGLRAKVDNDKGYWWSSSNQELLGVIGLERPLTARIDDPNSEVNLLNEVGITTVFNSFGTGLRLWGNRTAAWPTVTHMRNFENVRRTKDVVDESIRYSSLQFVDMPITNSLITSITESVNLFLRKLIGDEALIGGECWYDPARNPQTELEQGHALFNYKLTVPLPFERGTFETEITGEYLVNLGAQ, encoded by the coding sequence ATGCCAGCTAACTATTTGCACGGTATTGAAACCACCGAGATCGAACGCGGCCCTCGGGCCATCAAAGTGGTCAAGTCCGCAGTCATTGCACTGGTGGGCACCGCCCCCATCGGGCCAGTCAATGCGCTGACCCTGTGCTTGAACGAAGGTGATGCTGCGCAGTTCGGCACCCACCTCGCCGGGTTCAGCATTCCAGAAGCCCTGGACGGCATCTATGACTTCGGTGCCGGGACGGTGCTGGTGGTCAACGTGCTCGATCCTGCTATCCACCGCGCCAATGTCGCTGGCCAGGTAAAACAGTTCGGGGACAACGACCTGTTGCAACTGGGACACGGGGCCTTACAACTGCTGACGCTGAAACCAGCGGAGGGCGACAGTGCCTATGTGCTGGGCACTGACTACACCGTTGACATGTTGATCGGCCGGGTGAAACGAGTGGCCACCGGCAGTATTCCCGCCAATGCCCAGGTGAAGGCGGATTACACCCATGCTGACCCGTCCAAGGTCACGCCTGCCGAGATCATCGGCGCGGTAACCGTTGCAGGTCGACGCACCGGCTTGAAGGCGTTCCAAGACAGCTACAACACCCTGGGTTTCTTTTCGAAGATATTCATCGCGCCAGGGTTCAGTACCCTGAATTCGGTGGGCGTCGAACTGGCCTCGGAAGCCATTAAAGTGGGCGGCGTCACCTACATCGATGCGCCTATCGGCACCACGGTGCAACAAGTGATTGCCGGTCGTGGTCCAGCGGGCGCCATCAACTTCAACACCAGCAGCGACCGGGTCCGTCTTTGCTACCCGCACGTCAAGGTGTACGACGCCGCCACCAATGGCGAGCGCCTGCAGCCGCTGTCGATCCGTGCGGCAGGCCTGCGGGCCAAGGTGGACAATGACAAGGGTTACTGGTGGAGCAGCTCCAACCAGGAGCTGCTCGGCGTCATTGGGCTGGAGCGGCCGTTGACGGCGCGAATCGATGATCCGAATAGCGAAGTCAACCTGCTGAACGAGGTGGGCATCACCACCGTCTTCAACTCATTTGGCACCGGTCTTCGTTTGTGGGGCAACCGCACAGCGGCTTGGCCGACCGTGACCCACATGCGCAACTTCGAAAACGTCCGGCGCACCAAGGACGTTGTCGACGAGTCGATCCGCTACAGCTCGCTGCAGTTCGTTGACATGCCGATCACCAACTCGCTCATCACCAGCATCACCGAGAGCGTCAACCTGTTCCTGCGCAAGCTGATCGGCGATGAAGCCCTGATCGGCGGTGAATGCTGGTATGACCCAGCGCGCAACCCTCAGACGGAGCTGGAACAAGGGCACGCATTGTTCAACTACAAACTGACTGTGCCGTTGCCATTTGAGCGTGGCACCTTTGAAACCGAAATCACCGGGGAATACCTGGTCAACCTGGGAGCCCAATAA
- a CDS encoding phage major tail tube protein, giving the protein MAGFSAHRVSNAAIYLDGASFFGRAEEIDLGSVKTVTSDFQGLGMVGLIELPDGIDKLEGKIVWNSMYYDAAIKLVTPFKSVQLQCRSNVQVFNNGGLVREVALVTMMTISGKEFQLGSHKPRDPTKYETPFSATYVRQVLDGQEVVLLDYLANIFRVGGQDQFAKYRQNIGQA; this is encoded by the coding sequence ATGGCCGGTTTTAGTGCGCATCGTGTTTCTAACGCCGCTATCTACCTCGACGGCGCCAGCTTCTTTGGCCGCGCCGAAGAGATCGATCTGGGCTCGGTCAAGACCGTGACCAGCGACTTCCAGGGGCTGGGGATGGTTGGCCTGATCGAACTGCCAGACGGCATCGACAAACTGGAAGGCAAGATCGTCTGGAACAGCATGTACTACGACGCTGCAATCAAGTTGGTGACGCCATTCAAGAGCGTGCAACTGCAGTGTCGCTCCAACGTCCAGGTCTTCAACAACGGCGGTTTGGTTCGCGAGGTGGCGCTAGTCACCATGATGACCATCAGCGGCAAGGAGTTTCAGCTGGGGAGTCATAAGCCACGAGATCCGACGAAGTATGAAACGCCGTTTTCGGCGACCTATGTGCGGCAGGTGCTAGATGGACAGGAGGTGGTGTTGCTCGACTACCTGGCCAACATCTTCCGAGTAGGCGGTCAGGATCAGTTTGCCAAGTACCGGCAGAACATCGGTCAGGCTTGA
- a CDS encoding phage tail assembly protein, which produces MADKLSIPLKFPFTSAAGVKISSLPITRLKRKDISAAQTHTKDEAAMEDFLLAKMTGVTIEDLMDLDIADSKTVVEVFREMAGGGDIAAVLGRSAVVGIEDAAI; this is translated from the coding sequence GTGGCCGACAAGCTCAGCATCCCCCTCAAGTTTCCCTTCACCTCCGCAGCTGGCGTGAAAATCAGTTCGCTGCCCATCACTCGCCTCAAACGCAAAGACATCAGCGCTGCTCAGACACACACCAAAGACGAAGCGGCGATGGAGGACTTCCTGCTCGCCAAAATGACTGGCGTCACCATCGAAGACCTGATGGACCTGGACATCGCCGACTCCAAGACGGTCGTCGAGGTGTTTCGGGAAATGGCTGGCGGAGGAGACATTGCTGCAGTCCTGGGACGAAGCGCTGTTGTTGGTATTGAGGATGCAGCCATCTGA
- a CDS encoding phage tail tape measure protein: MANEVLVGLRIGAAVSGSLSAAFGSAKSTVQQLGRATDGLTAKQKLIGTELAASIARGGSGIERMRRQYDQVGRTIDQLKIKQERLNTSIARGETLKSKRGELRGQAVETAGTAVAFGAPVVQSIRTAIEFQDQTRDIAITGGFDEAEEKRLSDVMRGAALRWNQTQTEVAKGTAVLIAGGISSAKELAAYAPVMAKSATATRASMDDLGSVAIALNDNLGIGAAGLERSMNMLAYAGKRGQFELADMAKWLPQLTPQFAALGITGERAVAEIGASLQIARKGAGSNDEAANNFKNFLSKITAPDTLKAFEDAGIDLKVSMKNLVSNGLTPMQAMLEIITKYTGTKGPAAAAEFQKAIALKDDTERESALNRLNEAYKLGELFRDQQVLSFIRPAIANRAEQASIQKGSMDAADKGVLDEDWKKRMGSPKEELKQLGANLADIGISVGSALIPALVDATAALIPLMQSFSTWAGENPAIIKGVVGLVGGLLLGKMAFIGIAYGANLVMSPFVALTTSVRTLSAKWTLLRALWQMGKFTPLITGLSRVGGGLATVARYSGLFLRGVGMALGAPLAMIARGALGLGKVLGGTLLFGLKLAGQAVLWLGRALMMNPIGLAITGIALAAYLIYRYWEPIKTFFTGLWAEVKEGFNGGLTGIIGLLINFSPIGWFYRAFAAVMDYFGIELPGKFTEFGSMLITGLVNGITNMAGSLKDSVIGVGSSVKGWFTETLGIQSPSRVFMGYGANISEGAAIGISSQAGLVRNAALGMATQSKVDLLPPDPAAVSRASMMGNGGGATPGAVPAAGGQPVFNFSPQITVPGGPGVRDQVGQALQAGYAEFVRFMERYEYDKQRRSYGPAGGGSA; encoded by the coding sequence ATGGCGAATGAAGTCTTAGTCGGACTGCGAATAGGCGCCGCTGTATCGGGCTCCTTGAGTGCCGCGTTTGGTTCTGCCAAGTCAACGGTGCAGCAGCTCGGGCGTGCGACTGATGGTCTGACGGCCAAGCAAAAACTCATCGGGACCGAACTGGCCGCATCCATCGCTCGCGGCGGCTCGGGCATCGAACGTATGCGCCGTCAGTATGACCAGGTCGGCCGCACCATTGATCAGCTCAAGATTAAGCAGGAGCGTCTCAATACAAGTATTGCCAGAGGGGAAACACTGAAGTCGAAACGTGGAGAACTTCGCGGCCAAGCAGTGGAAACAGCAGGTACAGCCGTTGCATTTGGCGCTCCTGTCGTTCAGTCAATACGTACTGCAATCGAGTTTCAAGACCAGACCCGCGATATCGCAATCACTGGGGGGTTCGACGAGGCAGAGGAAAAACGCCTTAGCGATGTGATGCGCGGAGCCGCACTAAGATGGAATCAGACCCAAACTGAAGTTGCCAAGGGCACCGCCGTGCTGATCGCGGGTGGCATCTCCAGTGCAAAGGAGCTGGCTGCCTACGCTCCAGTAATGGCTAAGAGCGCTACCGCGACTCGTGCAAGCATGGACGATCTTGGCTCAGTCGCTATCGCTTTGAATGACAACCTCGGAATTGGCGCGGCGGGCCTGGAGCGGTCAATGAACATGCTGGCTTACGCTGGCAAACGCGGTCAGTTTGAACTTGCGGATATGGCCAAGTGGTTGCCCCAACTAACCCCGCAATTTGCGGCACTTGGTATCACTGGAGAGCGTGCTGTCGCCGAGATCGGCGCCTCTCTGCAAATCGCTCGCAAGGGCGCAGGTAGCAATGACGAAGCCGCTAATAACTTCAAAAATTTCCTTTCAAAGATTACAGCCCCCGACACTTTGAAAGCATTTGAAGATGCTGGAATCGATTTAAAAGTAAGTATGAAGAACCTGGTCAGCAACGGTTTGACACCGATGCAAGCCATGCTTGAAATCATCACAAAATACACAGGTACTAAAGGCCCAGCAGCGGCCGCAGAATTCCAGAAGGCGATCGCTCTTAAGGATGACACAGAGCGTGAAAGTGCCCTCAATCGGCTCAACGAAGCTTACAAACTGGGAGAGTTGTTCCGGGATCAACAAGTTCTATCGTTCATTCGCCCAGCAATCGCTAACAGAGCTGAGCAAGCAAGTATTCAAAAGGGAAGCATGGATGCTGCGGACAAAGGAGTCCTGGATGAGGACTGGAAAAAGCGTATGGGTAGCCCCAAAGAGGAGCTAAAACAGTTAGGTGCAAACTTGGCCGATATTGGAATTTCTGTCGGTAGCGCATTAATTCCGGCTCTAGTTGATGCAACTGCTGCGCTTATTCCGCTGATGCAATCATTTTCAACGTGGGCAGGTGAAAACCCCGCCATCATCAAAGGTGTTGTCGGTCTAGTTGGCGGTCTGCTACTGGGTAAAATGGCCTTTATCGGCATTGCCTATGGCGCGAACCTGGTGATGTCGCCTTTCGTGGCGTTAACCACTTCTGTCAGGACGCTATCTGCAAAATGGACGTTACTCCGTGCCCTATGGCAAATGGGCAAGTTCACCCCATTGATTACCGGCCTCAGCCGCGTCGGTGGCGGGCTGGCGACAGTTGCAAGGTACAGTGGCCTGTTCTTACGTGGCGTCGGGATGGCCTTGGGCGCTCCGCTCGCCATGATCGCTCGTGGCGCGCTCGGTCTGGGCAAGGTCCTGGGTGGCACTTTGTTGTTCGGCCTTAAGTTGGCTGGCCAGGCTGTGCTGTGGTTGGGCCGTGCTCTGATGATGAACCCTATCGGGCTGGCGATCACTGGCATCGCCTTGGCTGCTTACCTGATTTACCGCTATTGGGAACCCATCAAGACCTTCTTCACTGGCCTGTGGGCCGAGGTCAAGGAAGGCTTCAATGGTGGTCTGACGGGCATCATCGGTTTGCTGATCAACTTCTCGCCCATCGGCTGGTTCTACCGGGCCTTTGCGGCCGTGATGGACTACTTCGGCATTGAGTTGCCTGGGAAATTTACCGAGTTCGGCAGCATGCTGATAACGGGCCTGGTCAATGGCATCACCAACATGGCCGGATCTCTCAAAGACAGCGTCATTGGCGTTGGCTCATCGGTCAAAGGCTGGTTCACCGAGACTCTCGGTATTCAGTCGCCGAGCCGCGTGTTCATGGGGTACGGCGCAAACATCAGTGAAGGCGCCGCCATTGGGATCAGCTCTCAGGCTGGCCTGGTACGCAACGCCGCATTGGGCATGGCCACGCAATCGAAAGTCGATTTGCTGCCGCCCGATCCTGCAGCCGTCTCCAGAGCCAGCATGATGGGCAATGGAGGAGGCGCCACTCCTGGTGCGGTGCCAGCTGCTGGCGGTCAGCCCGTCTTCAACTTCTCGCCTCAGATCACGGTGCCAGGTGGCCCTGGCGTGCGTGACCAGGTCGGTCAGGCGCTGCAGGCCGGTTATGCCGAGTTTGTGCGGTTCATGGAGCGCTACGAGTACGACAAGCAACGCCGCAGCTATGGGCCTGCAGGCGGAGGTTCTGCCTGA